A window from Mya arenaria isolate MELC-2E11 chromosome 9, ASM2691426v1 encodes these proteins:
- the LOC128245759 gene encoding heat shock 70 kDa protein 12A-like, with protein sequence MLNKLFGEKALTELRKTEMNDYFDVTREFEHKKRSFDTDKTKQIIVRVSASLRDLAGKYSSKSLEEQIASLKVRENAITTRGNDKLKIDVTVVQSWFKRPIVLLIQHLKSLLAEPKITSVRTVILVGGFGESPYVQERIRNKLAGVRLIVPSDAGLVVLKGAVRFGHNPSIVSSRIMKYTYGTEVCEHFDGKKHQDGEKVCVDGKWLVPKCFNVFVRVNEEVRVDQQVSCESYPNSKISDTPVYRTTQKNPEFTTDPGCELLGDVELENSTDIPYEQQTIKTTLMFGDTELLVKQKNTTTGKEAYMTFECFK encoded by the coding sequence atgttgAATAAACTTTTTGGGGAAAAAGCTCTCACTGAACTCCGAAAGACTGAAATGAATGATTATTTCGACGTCACTCGGGAATTTGAACATAAGAAACGGTCATTCGACACAGACAAAACAAAGCAGATAATTGTTCGTGTTTCTGCCTCGCTGAGAGATCTTGCGGGAAAGTATTCTTCCAAATCTTTAGAGGAACAAATTGCGTCCTTAAAAGTGCGTGAAAATGCCATCACTACGAGAGGAAACGACAAGCTGAAAATTGATGTAACAGTTGTCCAATCATGGTTTAAAAGACCAATCGTTCTGCTGATCCAGCATCTGAAGTCTCTTTTAGCTGAACCAAAGATAACAAGCGTGCGAACCGTTATTCTGGTGGGCGGTTTCGGTGAAAGTCCGTACGTTCAGGAGAGAATCAGGAATAAATTAGCCGGGGTGAGACTGATCGTCCCTTCAGATGCGGGCCTCGTCGTGCTGAAAGGTGCCGTGAGGTTTGGACATAACCCCTCCATTGTCTCCTCCAGGATCATGAAATACACGTATGGGACAGAAGTGTGTGAACATTTTGATGGAAAGAAGCACCAAGATGGAGAGAAGGTTTGTGTGGATGGAAAGTGGTTGGTGCCTAAATGTTTCAATGTGTTCGTTCGGGTCAACGAGGAGGTGAGAGTGGATCAACAGGTGTCCTGTGAGAGTTATCCTAATAGTAAAATATCCGACACACCCGTGTACAGAACGACACAGAAGAACCCCGAGTTCACAACAGACCCCGGATGTGAACTGCTCGGGGATGTTGAGCTCGAAAACAGCACCGATATTCCATATGAGCAGCAGACAATAAAAACTACGCTTATGTTCGGAGATACAGAACTTCTCGTCAAACAGAAGAACACGACCACAGGAAAAGAAGCTTACATGACCTTTGAATGcttcaaatga